AAATCGGTATCGCTTCTAAAAAGATTTTGGGATAAAGAAGTAGGATTTCATGCTCATAATAACCAAGGGGCTGCTCTTAGTAATGCCCTTGTTGCCATTGAAGAGGGGGTTGAATGGATTGACTCAACAGTTACAGGTATGGGACGTGGAGCTGGCAATCTTGCAACTGAAGAAATTCTCATACAATTAAGTCGTCAAAATGCTAAGTATGACCCTGTTCCTATGATGGGAATAATTCATGATTATTTTGAACCATTAAAACGTAAGGAATCTTGGGGTGCTTCAATTGCTTATGGTATAGCTGCATTAAATGGTATGCACCCTACTTATATTCAGAAATTGTATAAAAAAGATTACAGTAGCAAGCAAATGATTGATTGCTTACGTTACTTAGTTGCAAGGGGGGCTTCTAAATTTAATCAGGATTTATTTAAAGATGCTCAAAATCATATAGTTTTATCATCTATGTCTGGTTCTAAGCGCTTTCCATTTGTTGAAAAAAAGAAGGTTTTATTGGTAGGAGCTTCTGCTTATAAAGATTCTTATAAAGAGGAGTTTAAGCTGCTGGTTGAATCCGGTGACTATTTTGTAATCTCATTAAATGACCAGGGTATTGAGCCTAAATATATTGATTTGTATGTCACGATTAATAGTCGACGATTTAGAGAATCTAAAGATCTCTACTCTAGTATTCGAGAAAAGGTATTGCTGACTCCACAAGCAAATGAAGATGCAGAGGAAGGTTATTTTATTGAACCTATGTCTTATGGTATTGGTCTTTTTTCATATAAAAGTGACTTTATTATTCCGGATAATGACGTTTTTTGGTTTGGGTTGGCAGTAGCGCTTAAAATGAAGCCTGAACAGATTGTAATGTTTGGTATTGAAAAGCCTTATAGAGACGAAAGTTTTGATGACTTACTAACAAATGCATTAGGTGGAGTAGATTGCATAGCACTTGGTAAAACCACTTTTGGCGTAAAATCAGTTTCAATTGTTGGTTTGTTGCAGGGTGTTATTTAAAATGAAAAAAAAAGTTTATATACCGGCTAGATTTAAATCTTCACGTTTACCGGGTAAGCCGCTTTTGAAAATTGCAGGTAAAGAGATGATCCTGCATGTTTGTGAGCGTGTTGCTGAGGCAGTCGGCAGTGATAACTTGGAGGTTCTTACTGATGATGAAAGAATTTATAACCTTGTAGTAGCTGCTGGTTTCTCTGCGAGTATGACCCCAGATGACTGTTTAACAGGTACGGACAGAATTGCCGAAGCCCTTAAACATAACGATATTGATGTGGCTATCAATGTTCAGGGTGATGAACCGCTGATTCCTATAGAAGATGTTAAGCGTATTTTTGATATGGCAAATGAAAGTGAGATCTTGAATTGTTATACCGCCATAACAGGAACTTCTGACTTGAACCGTTCAACCTTGCCAAAAGTCGTTTTTGATGAAGAAAATTATTTGCTTTATATGTCTAGAGCTCCAATACCAAATAATAAAGATTTAACAGGTGATGAAGGTTATAAACAAGTATGTATTTATAGCTTTCCACGTAGAGCCTTATCTTTATATGGCTTAGGCTCGGTGAAGACTCCACTAGAGTCAATAGAGGACATTGAAATCCTGAGGCTCCTTGAAAAAGGTTGGAAAATAAAAATGATTGAGGCGCAAAGTACAATTGCAGTGGATGTACAGGCAGATCTAGATAAAGTTGAGTCAATTATTAATGACTAAACGAATAAATATTTTTGACTTTGATGGAACAATAGCTGAATCAAATTTATTAAAAACGGAAGCTTTTAAGCAGTGTGCTATTGAGTTTGGTGATGAAGTGGCTGATTGGTTTGT
This genomic stretch from Bermanella sp. WJH001 harbors:
- a CDS encoding aldolase catalytic domain-containing protein, translating into MLLDCTFRDGGYYTNWEFDDNLVRSYLRAVEQAGVDVVEIGYRALNNKSWSGYLFYTPDEYLNKVAINSTVKLAVMVDSGDIISEGLDKALSFFPASHEKISVVRVAAHKHEVEKSIPFLSELKKRGYQTCLNLMGFQQYTEIELKERLKTPLFDQSVDVLYFADSFGSMSIEDVRKSVSLLKRFWDKEVGFHAHNNQGAALSNALVAIEEGVEWIDSTVTGMGRGAGNLATEEILIQLSRQNAKYDPVPMMGIIHDYFEPLKRKESWGASIAYGIAALNGMHPTYIQKLYKKDYSSKQMIDCLRYLVARGASKFNQDLFKDAQNHIVLSSMSGSKRFPFVEKKKVLLVGASAYKDSYKEEFKLLVESGDYFVISLNDQGIEPKYIDLYVTINSRRFRESKDLYSSIREKVLLTPQANEDAEEGYFIEPMSYGIGLFSYKSDFIIPDNDVFWFGLAVALKMKPEQIVMFGIEKPYRDESFDDLLTNALGGVDCIALGKTTFGVKSVSIVGLLQGVI
- a CDS encoding 3-deoxy-manno-octulosonate cytidylyltransferase; the encoded protein is MKKKVYIPARFKSSRLPGKPLLKIAGKEMILHVCERVAEAVGSDNLEVLTDDERIYNLVVAAGFSASMTPDDCLTGTDRIAEALKHNDIDVAINVQGDEPLIPIEDVKRIFDMANESEILNCYTAITGTSDLNRSTLPKVVFDEENYLLYMSRAPIPNNKDLTGDEGYKQVCIYSFPRRALSLYGLGSVKTPLESIEDIEILRLLEKGWKIKMIEAQSTIAVDVQADLDKVESIIND